From one Coffea eugenioides isolate CCC68of chromosome 11, Ceug_1.0, whole genome shotgun sequence genomic stretch:
- the LOC113752599 gene encoding protein NRT1/ PTR FAMILY 5.5-like: MPPGIAQIASLQAVEVYCTSDSAVYSAKKIQALKLESQSQQPNTVDFGITKDVRAKLYPENMFHRGMGCERFMCKAYSVYCVTSSAIKESELQNYCLFLSQRKNLSWRGPYFSLSLVSPAQATNIHHLKKTKHNKLQEKKMAFLRVVVLLWADMLAAYVMWIMPTYLTNVWKLGFTRAAGIMNVANGLAKVLPLVFFLIVDCGLGNYWMLLLSSVSYAIGLGFLSMSTPPVLAKETGSCKHYKPECIGHTQKALFYTALALIAVGISGHIVSLVALFVDQFEKKKADVKFEKPRHQSKPFVLHQIRRKRGPPPKVPNNPNAKKQGDDAEDDMLSQLQFQPVEAMLALVNREKVKVFRACLVILFPVIGLIALPYIRPWSLRFGIPAICSLVATMAFLLGSYNDNKPKGSPVTNVLRVLVASTLKMFHKLPTDSSKLYEKNEHDDKTLSHTEGLRFLDKAAIKEEPVTNKWRVCTVTEVEETKIIVNMLPIWITFIICGVVTSIGSTYFVEQGNHMNFKVGKLKFPNSILLVLYELTKSRSKTMYTFIASHLGAAGLKRYAPPVGIAFATLFSVLCCIVAGLVETRRLHVLRDHGLLDKPDEKIPMTVFWLLPQYILLAVLDSFYENSAAPFLSDQSPPSMKKYLVYFNPGLSGLGITGSVLSVFLVGRISERRGKENWFQYTLNKSRLDRYYWVLAVLSAANFFWFLVAALRYPYREPTSNDKQENGNEEGNAMEAVEGVIPNME, encoded by the exons ATGCCACCTGGGATTGCGCAAATAGCCAGCCTCCAAGCAGTTGAAGTATATTGCACCAGTGATTCGGCAGTTTACTCCGCTAAGAAGATTCAGGCGTTGAAACTAGAATCGCAATCACAGCAACCAAACACTG TGGACTTTGGGATTACGAAAGATGTACGTGCAAAGCTCTATCCTGAGAATATGTTCCATCGAGGGATGGGTTGCGAAAGGTTTATGTGTAAAGCCTACTCAGTGTATTGTGTGACG TCATCCGCCATCAAAGAATCCGAATTGCAAAATTATTGCCTTTTCCTGTCACAAAGAAAAAATCTTTCTTGGAGGGGTCCTTACTTCTCACTGTCCCTTGTCTCTCCTGCTCAAGCCACAAACATACATCATCTGAAG AAGACAAAGCATAACAAGCTTCAAGAAAAAAAGATGGCATTTCTAAGAGTAGTGG TTTTGTTATGGGCTGATATGTTGGCAGCATATGTAATGTGGATAATGCCAACATACTTGACAAATGTTTGGAAACTGGGATTTACTCGTGCTGCTGGAATCATGAACGTAGCCAATGGCCTTGCTAAAGTTTTACCCCTCGTCTTTTTCTTGATTGTGGACTGTGGCCTTGGTAACTACTGGATGCTGCTTCTCTCAAGCGTATCCTATGCAATT GGTTTGGGATTTTTGTCTATGTCAACACCACCAGTTCTAGCCAAGGAAACTGGGAGCTGTAAACACTACAAGCCTGAATGCATTGGTCACACGCAAAAGGCCCTTTTCTATACAGCTTTAGCATTGATTGCTGTTGGAATAAGCGGACACATTGTATCACTAGTTGCACTCTTTGTTGATCagtttgaaaagaagaaagctGATGTTAAATTTGAGAAACCAAGACATCAGTCCAAGCCATTTGTATTGCATCAGATTAGAAGGAAACGAGGCCCACCACCAAAAGTCCCAAACAATCCGAATGCAAAGAAGCAGGGTGATGATGCTGAAGATGATATGTTGTCACAGCTTCAATTTCAACCAGTAGAAGCAATGCTGGCTCTTGTGAACAGAGAAAAAGTAAAAGTATTCCGAGCTTGTCTTGTGATCCTTTTCCCTGTTATTGGACTAATTGCTCTTCCATACATAAGACCATGGTCACTTCGGTTTGGAATTCCAGCAATTTGTTCCTTGGTAGCAACAATGGCATTCTTGTTGGGCTCATACAATGACAACAAACCGAAAGGAAGTCCAGTAACAAATGTTCTCAGAGTTCTTGTGGCCTCTACTCTGAAAATGTTTCACAAACTTCCAACTGACAGTTCCAAACTTTATGAAAAAAACGAGCATGATGATAAAACATTGAGTCATACTGAAGGACTCAG GTTCTTGGACAAGGCTGCCATCAAAGAAGAACCGGTGACAAACAAGTGGAGAGTCTGCACAGTTACAGAAGTAGAAGAAACAAAAATCATTGTTAACATGCTTCCAATTTGGATCACCTTCATAATTTGTGGTGTCGTAACTTCTATAGGAAGCACCTACTTCGTGGAGCAAGGAAACCACATGAATTTCAAGGTTGGAAAATTGAAGTTTCCTAATTCCATCCTTCTGGTCCTATATGAACTAACCAAGTCACGATCCAAAACAATGTACACCTTCATTGCAAGCCACTTAGGAGCAGCAGGACTAAAGAGGTATGCACCCCCAGTTGGCATTGCATTTGCTACACTATTTTCAGTACTATGCTGCATAGTTGCTGGCTTAGTTGAAACTCGAAGGTTACATGTGCTCAGAGATCATGGATTACTTGACAAACCAGATGAGAAAATTCCCATGACTGTGTTTTGGCTACTTCCACAATACATTCTTCTTGCTGTCCTTGACTCATTTTATGAAAACAGTGCTGCTCCTTTCTTGAGTGATCAGAGTCCTCCGTCAATGAAAAAGTACCTCGTCTACTTCAACCCTGGATTATCTGGGCTGGGAATCACGGGAAGTGTTTTATCAGTATTCTTAGTTGGTAGAATTAGTGAACGAAGAGGAAAAGAGAATTGGTTTCAATATACCTTAAACAAGAGTCGCTTGGATCGCTATTACTGGGTCCTTGCTGTCCTAAGTGCTGCAAATTTCTTCTGGTTTCTTGTGGCAGCATTAAGGTACCCTTACAGGGAACCTACTTCAAATGATAAGCAAGAGAATGGAAACGAAGAAGGTAATGCCATGGAAGCTGTAGAAGGTGTTATTCCTaatatggagtaa
- the LOC113752598 gene encoding putative late blight resistance protein homolog R1A-10 codes for MPDFVHFRATESKEMEISNVPFQYSVLGFILQNLKESVQCNTELIGGVSKSVKRLCGDLDTLRAFIKEYYERRSNSQILEKLANEIRNVVYQAEDAIETYIIEDVCRKLKEIYHIKTPLVPDAMQVGQSSKRIPKKEEAVTEEEDNVVGLDDEAKNVIELLTEGSQELEVISVIGMHGLGKTTLAKKVLNDPTIEFKFYCRAFVEVFQEFERREVFLHILGAFTKITEEIKDLSDDKLVKELHRQLKTRKYLIVLDDVWTPEAWDQLKLAFPNNDKQSRILITSHNEPVAFHANPSCDPHYLRCLDLEDSRELLRKKVFGKSDCPGELEKLELSILLKCDGLPLAIVIVAGVLLNYRDRTDWWKKVTEDLDHFVAKHPEQSHGVIRLSYEHLPHHLKPCFLYLGVFREDIDIPVWKLLQLWIAEGFVQKDHDISLEEKAEAYLDDLVSRNLVMVGQRGSSGRIKTCRIHDSLRDFCRREAMKENLFQEIERYDQSTFSTEHTSLDNACRLCMNVHLWDGIENLSGIHVRSFLSFAKKETKLLPEHISCIPRAFKLLRVLDVRPIIFTRFPGELVYLVLLRYIALSSRCKILPEKMSNLQILRTVIFETSWPTLEIKADIWKMPQLRHLITNTSACLPLPLAKIHKGEPSISANLQTLS; via the exons ATGCCAGATTTTGTCCATTTCAGAGCTACAGAGAGCAAAGAAATGGAGATCTCAAACGTCCCATTTCAGTACTCAGTATTAGGATTCATCTTACAAAATTTGAAGGAGTCAGTTCAATGCAACACTGAATTAATTGGTGGAGTTTCAAAAAGCGTGAAGCGACTCTGCGGTGATCTTGATACATTGAGAGCATTTATCAAGGAGTACTATGAGAGGCGGAGCAACAGCCAAATCTTGGAGAAGTTGGCGAACGAGATAAGAAACGTGGTTTATCAAGCCGAGGATGCTATTGAAACTTATATT ATTGAGGATGTTTGTAGAAAGTTGAAGGAGATTTATCACATCAAGACGCCATTGGTTCCTGATGCCATGCAAGTTGGTCAGAGTTCCAAAAGGATTCCAAAGAAGGAAGAG GCTGTCACTGAAGAGGAAGATAATGTGGTTGGCCTAGACGATGAAGCCAAAAATGTAATTGAACTTCTTACCGAAGGATCACAGGAACTAGAGGTTATCTCAGTCATTGGCATGCATGGTTTAGGAAAGACCACACTAGCTAAAAAGGTTTTAAATGACCCAACGATTGAATTCAAGTTCTATTGTCGTGCATTTGTGGAAGTCTTCCAAGAATTCGAGAGAAGGGAAGTGTTCCTCCATATTTTAGGTGCTTTTACCAAGATCACAGAAGAAATTAAGGACTTGTCAGATGACAAATTAGTTAAAGAACTTCACCGGCAGTTAAAGACAAGGAAGTATTTGATTGTCTTAGATGATGTCTGGACTCCAGAAGCAtgggatcaattaaaacttgcCTTTCCCAACAATGACAAGCAAAGCAGAATATTAATTACTAGTCACAATGAACCTGTGGCCTTTCATGCTAATCCAAGTTGTGATCCTCATTACTTGCGCTGTTTGGATTTAGAAGACAGTAGAGAGTTGCTAAGAAAGAAAGTTTTTGGAAAGAGTGACTGCCCAGGAGAGTTGGAGAAGCTTGAACTAAGTATCCTGCTGAAATGCGATGGATTGCCTCTAGCAATAGTGATAGTTGCAGGTGTTCTCTTGAATTATAGAGACAGAACTGATTGGTGGAAAAAAGTTACTGAAGATTTAGATCATTTTGTTGCTAAACATCCAGAACAAAGCCACGGAGTAATAAGATTAAGTTACGAACACTTACCTCATCACCTGAAGCCATGTTTCCTCTATCTTGGGGTCTTCCGTGAAGACATTGACATCCCAGTTTGGAAGCTGTTGCAATTGTGGATTGCAGAAGGATTCGTACAGAAAGATCATGATATAAGCTTGGAAGAAAAAGCAGAGGCTTACTTAGACGACCTGGTGAGCAGGAATTTGGTAATGGTGGGTCAGAGGGGATCCAGTGGTCGAATCAAAACATGTCGTATACATGACAGTTTGCGGGACTTCTGCAGAAGGGAGGCGATGAAAGAAAATCTGTTTCAGGAAATTGAAAGGTATGATCAATCTACCTTTTCAACAGAACACACTTCCTTGGATAATGCCTGCCGCCTTTGCATGAATGTCCATCTTTGGGATGGTATTGAAAACCTATCTGGTATACATGTTCGCTCTTTTTTGAGTTTTGCCAAGAAAGAGACTAAGCTACTTCCAGAACATATCTCGTGCATCCCTAGAGCCTTCAAATTACTCAGAGTGTTAGATGTTAGACCAATCATATTTACTCGTTTTCCTGGTGAGCTAGTCTACTTGGTTCTCTTGAGATATATTGCTCTCTCTTCTAGATGCAAGATCCTTCCAGAGAAAATGTCTAACCTACAAATCTTGCGAACTgttatatttgaaacatcatgGCCTACCCTTGAGATCAAGGCAGACATATGGAAGATGCCACAACTAAGGCATCTAATCACCAACACTTCTGCATGTTTACCTTTGCCACTTGCAAAAATCCACAAGGGTGAACCCTCCATAAGTGCAAATCTACAAACCCTTTCATGA
- the LOC113753480 gene encoding putative late blight resistance protein homolog R1A-10, whose translation MEQAIQVSVGFALQNLLQLIDENRRLISDNYEKITDLQADVRLLKAFMAEYTAKYRNSKPLTELADEIRSRVFEVEDLMETYIAEEMHYQGKNIFKKAVRAREHLSNLRILGETVQKLSAKVKKTNEDNKEIGLHLVALEELSRESSRRSSMSEENQTGGNQEPDRIIGFEDAADNVLELLGGKKLVQGKSDGEEQSNSDAEQHSESKELEIASIHGMLGLGKTTLARKVLNDLRIEYHFFTRLFVTVSNEYNKKEVLLSILSVFIKNIREQDKTVEQLVDMVKHELKYKYLIVMDDVWQNEVWEDIKKFLPDNSKGSRVLVTTRIESVANYVATKTKPYKLRLMFTEEAEELLRTKVFDENTCPEELESIEKKILAKCDRLPLAIVVTAGILRNHPKDLTWWEDVLNGVAELVDNNHQKRIDELIRRSYDNLPDILKSCFLYLGVFPEDLEIPVSKLLQLWIAEGFIPQSERASMEKIAELCLRELVGRNLVMVRRRTLSGRIKTCIIHDTLRDFCKKMAKAENLFQQVHVDTNSSSGRRLTCINSYFQEYVQKEQPAEKVRSFLSFGEETTLRKDLCSNICKHFKLLRVLDILSVKLPGRFPAQLPNLVLLKFIAICCELQILPKKMSSLVNLQTLIVYTTHPTLRIEADIWGMTKLRHLRTNTSTFLPECSRQCSSSENLQTLSTVAPECLTNDVLERTKKLKKLGIRGNLGTLVKANGESRLFDMLCELVSLENLKLRNDDVTSRLLALPPAHKFPARLTRLSLQDTSLDWQIHMPILGKLRFLEVLKLKDNAFMGEDWQTEGGGFRCLKVLFIGSTNLKSWDAKATNFPQLRCLVLKQCKKLVRIPSDFVYMKHLEMIDLEYAKDSVISSARRIVQQQLMEIIARPNENKTTPIKLTVYPPE comes from the exons ATGGAACAGGCTATACAGGTTTCAGTAGGATTTGCCTTGCAAAATCTGCTGCAATTGATCGATGAGAATCGCAGATTGATAAGCGATAACTATGAGAAAATCACCGATCTCCAGGCAGACGTCCGGCTCTTGAAGGCTTTCATGGCCGAGTACACTGCAAAGTACCGCAACTCAAAGCCCCTGACGGAGCTGGCGGACGAGATCAGAAGCCGGGTTTTCGAGGTCGAAGATCTGATGGAAACATACATCGCGGAGGAGATGCATTACCAAGGCAAGAATATCTTCAAGAAAGCAGTACGCGCCAGAGAACACCTAAGTAACCTCAGGATCTTAGGTGAAACGGTGCAAAAGCTGAGTGCAAAGGTGAAGAAGACCAACGAGGACAACAAGGAGATTGGCCTCCACCTCGTGGCATTAGAAGAGTTGTCAAGAGAGTCATCAAGACGTAGTTCAATGTCTGAAGAAAATCAG ACTGGAGGCAATCAAGAACCAGACAGAATCATTGGGTTTGAAGATGCAGCTGATAATGTATTGGAACTTCTCGGTGGGAAAAAACTGGTTCAAGGCAAATCTGATGGAGAGGAGCAGAGCAATTCCGACGCAGAGCAGCACAGTGAGTCAAAGGAGCTAGAAATAGCATCAATACATGGAATGCTTGGGCTAGGAAAGACAACACTTGCAAGAAAGGTCTTGAACGACTTAAGAATCGAGTATCATTTTTTTACTCGTTTATTTGTCACTGTTTCAAATGAATACAACAAGAAAGAAGTGCTTCTTAGCATACTAAGTGTCTTCATCAAGAACATTAGGGAGCAGGACAAGACGGTGGAACAATTAGTTGACATGGTCAAACACGAATTGAAGTACAAGTATTTGATTGTCATGGATGATGTTTGGCAAAATGAAGTTTGGGAGGATATCAAAAAATTTTTACCCGACAACAGCAAGGGCAGCAGGGTATTAGTGACTACTCGAATCGAGTCTGTGGCCAACTATGTTGCAACAAAGACTAAACCATATAAATTGCGGCTTATGTTTACAGAAGAGGCTGAAGAATTACTGAGGACCAAGGTTTTCGACGAAAATACATGTCCAGAGGAACTGGAATCCATTGAAAAGAAGATTCTCGCTAAGTGTGACAGGCTACCACTGGCAATAGTGGTAACAGCTGGTATTCTTAGGAATCATCCAAAAGATCTTACATGGTGGGAAGATGTGCTTAATGGTGTAGCTGAGTTAGTTGATAATAACCACCAAAAAAGGATTGATGAATTAATAAGACGGAGTTATGATAACTTGCCTGACATACTCAAATCGTGTTTTCTCTACCTTGGTGTCTTCCCTGAAGACTTGGAGATCCCCGTGTCGAAATTGTTGCAATTGTGGATCGCTGAGGGGTTTATTCCCCAATCTGAGAGAGCAAGCATGGAAAAAATAGCAGAGTTATGTTTGAGGGAGTTGGTTGGCAGGAATTTAGTGATGGTGCGAAGGAGAACTTTAAGTGGTCGGATTAAGACATGTATAATCCATGACACACTGCGTGACTTCTGCAAGAAGATGGCCAAAGCAGAAAATCTTTTCCAACAAGTTCACGTGGACACCAATTCATCTTCTGGCCGTCGCCTTACCTGTATTAACTCTTACTTCCAAGAGTACGTTCAAAAAGAACAGCCTGCGGAGAAAGTCCGCTCATTCTTGAGCTTTGGGGAAGAAACTACGTTGAGGAAGGATCTTTGCTCAAATATATGTAAGCACTTCAAACTACTCCGAGTGTTGGATATTTTATCTGTCAAGCTTCCTGGTCGTTTTCCGGCCCAACTACCTAACCTTGTTCTCCTAAAGTTCATTGCCATCTGTTGTGAGCTCCAAATCCTTCCCAAAAAGATGTCCAGCCTGGTAAACTTGCAAACTCTTATCGTTTACACAACCCACCCGACCCTCAGAATAGAAGCTGACATTTGGGGAATGACAAAGCTAAGGCATTTGCGTACCAATACCTCCACATTCTTGCCTGAGTGTTCAAGGCAATGCTCTAGCAGTGAAAACCTACAAACTCTATCTACTGTTGCACCTGAATGTCTCACAAATGATGTGCTTGAGAGGACTAAGAAACTCAAGAAGCTTGGTATACGTGGGAACTTGGGCACTCTTGTGAAGGCCAATGGTGAGTCTCGTTTGTTTGACATGCTCTGCGAACTAGTCTCCCTTGAGAATCTGAAGTTACGGAATGATGATGTAACTTCCAGGCTACTTGCTCTTCCTCCAGCACACAAATTCCCAGCAAGATTAACAAGGTTGAGTCTGCAGGATACAAGTCTAGATTGGCAAATTCACATGCCTATACTTGGAAAGCTTCGGTTTCTTGAGGTTCTCAAATTGAAAGACAATGCTTTTATGGGAGAGGATTGGCAAACAGAAGGAGGGGGATTTCGTTGTCTCAAAGTTCTGTTCATTGGGTCTACAAATTTAAAGTCTTGGGATGCTAAAGCCACTAATTTCCCACAACTCAGATGCCTTGTCCTCAAGCAGTGCAAGAAACTTGTGCGGATCCCATCTGACTTTGTATACATGAAACACCTTGAGATGATTGACCTAGAATATGCCAAGGATTCAGTAATTTCTTCTGCCCGGAGAATTGTGCAACAACAATTAATGGAAATTATTGCGCGGCCAAATGAGAACAAGACTACCCCGATTAAGCTCACTGTTTATCCTCCAGAATAG
- the LOC113751487 gene encoding putative late blight resistance protein homolog R1A-10 has product MSVPDAAVTFLLDNLRQVLSYNYHLIADVRDNILILCQELETLKALMRDYSRYNHDSDFLKELVKEIKTVVNQAEDAVDTYIVQASVQRARSWISKTFHIIDYPTRLRDVGKQIEEVGKKVREINQEKARNGFEALQYQVIASLNKIPKPKEAPKVEEEHVVGFEEATEKVSKLLTGGSQHLEVISIVGMLGLGKTTLAKKVVKDPIVDYEFMIKAFVYVSKEYEKREVFLSILRSFTQINDEVNKMVEDQLEEYLRKQLEGKQYLVVMDDVWEKEDWDRLKKAFPSNNKRCRVLITTRNKNVAEYASRGIPFHKLDFLPLEKSRELLRWKVFDDDKCPKELQEYEIEIANKCDGLPLAVVVIAGILWNNKERIDWWKHVADSVKDYIARDQEQTTKVIELMYKHLPNHLKPCFIYLGVFREDFEIPVWKLLRLWIAEGLILQEGDINLEDIAEQHLEELVARNLVMVGQRRSNDRIKTCRIHDTLREFCKNEATEENFFQEIKKDKLAFFLSEHPALDQYRRLCINHVNVLDYISRPTPSGKCVRSFLTFAKEETTVEPKHVSAIPKTFKLLRVLEVQSLTFTRFPPDLCHLVLLKYVAFSSNISVLPPAMSTMCNMQTLIVNTTSRTLEIKADIWKMPQLRHLHTNASTLLPCPDNKNQRSKEEALIGENLLTLHTVSPESCKEEVFERTTRLKKLGIRGKLAKLFEINGESSLFGYLRKLDSLENLKLLNEDISSRLFGLPSHKSFPRELTKLTLLNTLLDWSEMSTLGKLENLEVLKLKDNAFKGRLWQTEKGGFLRLKFLHIGRTDLVVWEASVDQFPKLKSLVLRNCDKLRAFPHDLADIPSLQMVVLHCTNPSVASSARKLQVLKLEQAQRGNKTSGFKLSVYPPEH; this is encoded by the exons ATGTCTGTTCCAGATGCTGCAGTGACTTTTCTGCTGGACAACCTTCGCCAAGTACTGAGTTACAACTATCATTTGATCGCCGATGTACGAGATAACATTCTGATTCTTTGCCAAGAACTCGAGACTCTGAAGGCTCTGATGAGAGATTACTCGAGATACAATCACGACAGCGATTTTCTCAAGGAATTGGTGAAGGAAATAAAGACTGTAGTCAACCAAGCTGAAGATGCTGTGGACACTTATATCGTTCAAGCCTCGGTTCAAAGAGCAAGATCCTGGATATCTAAAACTTTTCACATAATTGATTATCCCACCAGGCTTCGGGACGTGGGGAAACAGATTGAAGAAGTTGGCAAGAAAGTGAGGGAGATTAATCAAGAAAAGGCCAGGAATGGCTTTGAGGCCCTGCAGTATCAAGTCATCGCCAGTCTTAACAAGATTCCAAAGCCTAAAGAG GCACCAAAAGTAGAGGAAGAGCATGTGGTTGGTTTTGAGGAGGCAACGGAAAAAGTAAGCAAACTTCTCACCGGTGGATCACAACATCTTGAAGTAATCTCAATTGTTGGTATGCTTGGACTAGGCAAGACAACGTTAGCTAAAAAGGTTGTTAAGGATCCAATTGTTGATTATGAATTTATGATCAAGGCATTTGTTTACGTTTCAAAAGAATACGAGAAAAGGGAAGTGTTCCTCAGTATTCTAAGATCTTTTACACAAATCAACGATGAGGTGAATAAGATGGTAGAAGATCAGTTAGAAGAATATCTCCGCAAGCAGTTGGAGGGAAAGCAGTATTTAGTTGTGATGGATGATGTCTGGGAGAAAGAGGATTGGGATAGACTCAAAAAAGCTTTTCCAAGCAATAACAAGCGGTGCAGAGTTCTAATAACTACTCGAAATAAGAATGTTGCTGAATATGCAAGTCGGGGTATCCCTTTCCATAAGTTGGACTTTTTACCTCTAGAAAAGAGTCGGGAGTTACTTCGTTGGAAGGTCTTTGATGATGACAAGTGCCCAAAGGAGCTGCAGGAGTATGAGATAGAAATAGCAAATAAATGTGATGGATTACCACTTGCAGTGGTTGTCATTGCAGGTATTCTTTGGAACAACAAAGAGAGAATTGATTGGTGGAAACATGTGGCAGATAGTGTTAAGGATTACATTGCAAGGGATCAAGAGCAAACCACTAAGGTAATAGAACTAATGTACAAGCACTTACCAAATCACTTGAAGCCATGTTTCATTTACCTTGGTGTCTTTCGGGAAGACTTTGAGATCCCTGTTTGGAAGTTGTTGCGACTTTGGATTGCTGAAGGACTCATACTACAGGAAGGTGATATCAACTTGGAAGACATAGCAGAGCAACACTTGGAGGAACTTGTTGCGAGAAACTTAGTGATGGTTGGACAAAGAAGGTCAAATGACCGAATTAAAACTTGTCGCATCCATGACACTTTGCGTGAGTTTTGCAAGAATGAAGCTACAGAAGAAAATTTCTTCcaagaaataaaaaaggatAAACTTGCGTTCTTTTTATCTGAACACCCAGCTTTGGATCAATATCGTCGGCTTTGCATCAATCATGTCAATGTTTTGGACTACATTTCACGGCCCACACCTTCTGGTAAGTGTGTCCGGTCTTTCTTGACTTTTGCCAAAGAAGAAACTACTGTGGAACCAAAACATGTCTCTGCAATTCCCAAAACCTTTAAGTTGCTTagagtgttggaggttcaatcTCTCACCTTCACCCGTTTTCCTCCTGATCTATGCCATTTGGTTCTTTTAAAGTATGTTGCTTTTTCTTCTAACATCTCAGTCCTCCCTCCGGCAATGTCTACCATGTGTAACATGCAAACTCTTATAGTCAATACAACATCACGCACCCTTGAAATCAAAGCAGATATATGGAAGATGCCACAGTTAAGGCATTTGCATACAAATGCGTCTACTCTTTTGCCCTGTCCAGATAACAAAAACCAAAGGAGCAAGGAAGAGGCTTTAATAGGTGAAAATCTTCTGACTTTGCATACTGTTTCACCAGAAAGTTGCAAAGAAGAAGTGTTTGAAAGGACTACCAGACTCAAGAAATTGGGAATACGCGGAAAATTAGCCAAGCTTTTTGAGATCAATGGCGAATCTAGTTTGTTTGGCTATCTTCGAAAGTTAGATTCGCTTGAAAATTTGAAGTTATTGAATGAGGATATATCCTCCAGGTTATTCGGTCTTCCTTCACATAAAAGTTTTCCCAGAGAGTTGACAAAATTGACTTTGTTAAATACGCTGTTGGATTGGAGTGAGATGTCCACATTAGGGAAGCTGGAAAATCTCGAGGTTCTTAAGTTGAAAGACAATGCATTCAAAGGAAGGTTGTGGCAAACAGAAAAGGGTGGCTTTCTTCGTCTCAAATTTTTGCACATTGGACGCACAGATTTGGTGGTATGGGAAGCTTCAGTGGATCAATTTCCAAAGCTTAAAAGCCTTGTACTCAGAAATTGTGATAAACTCAGAGCCTTCCCACATGACCTGGCAGATATTCCTAGCCTCCAGATGGTGGTCCTTCACTGCACAAATCCTTCGGTGGCTTCTTCTGCCAGGAAACTTCAGGTGCTGAAGCTAGAGCAAGCTCAAAGGGGCAACAAAACTAGTGGCTTCAAGCTCTCCGTATATCCTCCAGAACATTGA